One stretch of Rhizobium rhizoryzae DNA includes these proteins:
- a CDS encoding putative bifunctional diguanylate cyclase/phosphodiesterase: MPKVSVAERVTLQPEEQPVVWQGGDLLDRLSTAVWIFDIDEGRVVWGNEMALEIWAAINLEELRARRMKDNMSPAVSRRLLQYQTDFIDKDAVFTEMWTLYPRGVPRPLQVRFSGFRLPDGRMAMLCEGRDEMSLVPEAIRSADVLLHTHLMISLHTIEGRTLYCNPAARADFDIRYGSLSDRFVNPQDFESLLQRLNGGGEARLIAEVYTAQGKRWHELIARSCFDPVSGSPSLILSESDVTELKEAEALAQKLAHHDPLTGLFNRLSLPIRFEELTTKAELTGSRISLLFIDLDQFKTVNDTLGHLQGDNLLRDVAGRLREICSEDDIVVRLAGDEFLFLLFQHNDMPCRVKLIADRVLDKLAISVESDRHQIVVTPSIGIAHYPDHGTDIQTLMRRADLAMYQAKAAGRNQVFVYNEALSRAREEEIELLTGLRDGLRYGQIVPFYQPRVSAVDGSIIGMEALARWKHPKLGMVPPSTFIPLAEKAGLINQIGTIVLEQAVEQREKWMRNGIDLTISVNLSLRQLCETDFSAVVEACLNRHSCPPERLELELTETLFSDSDPIIQENLNRIRELGVRIAIDDFGTGYSNIARLNELAVDCIKIDRSLVSQLPKNEEMVSLVIAMCKLMQVTIVAEGIENETVAEWVRSHGVHELQGYLYGAPLPAACAEKLARNSNLRFADISVEQDHFVAAGI, encoded by the coding sequence ATGCCCAAGGTGAGTGTAGCGGAAAGAGTGACGCTTCAGCCCGAAGAGCAGCCCGTTGTCTGGCAGGGCGGCGATTTGCTGGATCGGCTTTCAACCGCGGTCTGGATTTTCGACATTGATGAAGGACGTGTTGTCTGGGGCAATGAGATGGCGCTGGAAATCTGGGCCGCCATCAACCTTGAGGAACTGCGCGCCCGGCGCATGAAAGACAATATGTCGCCCGCAGTGTCTCGCCGCCTGCTTCAGTATCAGACGGACTTCATCGACAAGGATGCCGTTTTCACCGAAATGTGGACGCTGTACCCGCGTGGCGTCCCACGCCCGCTACAGGTCCGCTTCAGTGGCTTCCGTCTGCCTGATGGACGCATGGCCATGCTCTGCGAGGGGCGGGACGAAATGAGCCTGGTGCCGGAGGCTATCCGTAGTGCCGACGTTCTCCTCCACACCCATCTCATGATCTCTCTGCATACGATTGAAGGGAGAACTCTTTATTGCAATCCGGCTGCCAGAGCTGATTTCGATATCCGGTATGGCTCGCTCAGTGATCGTTTCGTCAATCCGCAAGACTTTGAATCCCTGTTGCAACGATTGAATGGTGGTGGTGAGGCAAGGCTGATCGCTGAAGTCTACACAGCTCAGGGAAAGCGCTGGCATGAACTCATTGCGCGTTCCTGCTTCGACCCGGTGTCAGGCTCGCCCTCCCTCATCCTCAGCGAATCGGACGTCACCGAACTCAAGGAAGCTGAAGCGCTGGCGCAGAAGCTTGCGCATCATGACCCCCTGACGGGCCTGTTCAATCGACTGAGCCTGCCGATTCGCTTTGAGGAACTGACAACCAAGGCAGAGCTTACGGGTTCGCGCATCAGCCTGCTTTTCATTGATCTTGATCAGTTCAAGACAGTCAACGATACGCTGGGGCATCTCCAGGGAGATAACCTGCTGCGGGATGTCGCGGGTCGGCTGCGTGAAATCTGCAGCGAAGACGACATTGTCGTGCGTCTGGCAGGCGATGAATTCCTGTTCTTGCTATTTCAGCACAACGACATGCCATGCCGGGTGAAGTTGATCGCAGACCGGGTGCTGGACAAACTGGCGATTTCCGTCGAAAGCGACCGGCACCAGATCGTGGTGACGCCAAGCATCGGAATTGCACATTACCCCGATCACGGAACCGATATCCAGACGCTGATGCGCCGGGCAGATCTTGCCATGTACCAGGCGAAGGCCGCAGGCAGGAACCAGGTCTTCGTCTACAACGAAGCTCTCAGCCGGGCTCGAGAAGAGGAAATCGAACTGCTGACCGGCCTTCGCGACGGCCTTCGATATGGGCAGATCGTTCCGTTCTACCAACCTCGTGTCAGCGCCGTCGATGGAAGCATCATCGGTATGGAGGCGTTGGCACGATGGAAACATCCGAAGCTCGGGATGGTGCCACCGTCGACCTTTATACCTCTCGCGGAAAAGGCTGGCCTCATCAACCAGATCGGGACGATCGTTCTGGAACAGGCCGTCGAGCAGCGCGAGAAATGGATGCGCAATGGGATAGACCTGACGATTTCCGTCAACCTGTCCCTCCGTCAACTTTGCGAAACAGACTTCAGCGCCGTCGTCGAAGCCTGCCTCAACCGGCATTCCTGCCCACCGGAGCGCCTGGAGCTGGAATTGACCGAGACACTCTTCTCCGACAGTGATCCCATCATCCAAGAGAATCTCAACAGGATCAGAGAGCTGGGCGTCCGGATCGCGATCGACGATTTCGGGACTGGCTATTCCAATATCGCCCGACTGAACGAGCTGGCGGTCGATTGCATCAAGATCGACCGAAGTCTGGTCTCACAACTTCCAAAAAATGAGGAAATGGTCAGCCTCGTCATTGCGATGTGCAAACTCATGCAGGTGACGATTGTCGCAGAGGGTATCGAAAACGAAACCGTCGCTGAATGGGTGCGATCCCATGGCGTCCACGAACTGCAAGGTTACCTTTACGGAGCGCCGCTTCCGGCAGCTTGCGCGGAAAAACTCGCCCGCAACAGCAATCTGCGGTTTGCGGACATTTCGGTCGAGCAAGACCACTTTGTCGCTGCCGGGATTTAG
- a CDS encoding glutathione S-transferase family protein: MDYLYVTKGSGNCIKPYLAASYCGYQLDIIELNLLGGEHRSDAYLRINSRGQVPYLVTKSGVGIGESNAMLWLIADGSDLMPDTAVERARSLQWMFFEQSKLEPFISPARFLTFIAPQLGQGREADIAVWLEKARSGLSSLEAHLGNSSFMLGERYGITDIAVFGYVHVAHEAGIDMAEFPAVQRWIGRVSSTPRFRPLAELCTTARPFSQGLV, encoded by the coding sequence ATGGATTATCTTTACGTCACCAAGGGATCTGGAAACTGCATCAAACCTTATCTTGCAGCTTCCTATTGCGGGTATCAGCTGGATATCATCGAATTGAACCTCTTGGGTGGCGAGCATCGTTCGGATGCCTATCTGCGAATAAACAGCCGTGGACAGGTGCCTTACCTCGTCACCAAGAGTGGCGTTGGGATCGGTGAATCGAATGCGATGCTTTGGTTGATTGCAGACGGTTCCGACCTCATGCCGGATACGGCTGTCGAACGAGCCCGCAGTCTGCAGTGGATGTTCTTCGAGCAGTCCAAATTGGAGCCGTTCATTTCACCTGCCCGTTTTCTCACCTTCATTGCTCCGCAGCTTGGGCAGGGCAGGGAGGCCGATATTGCCGTCTGGTTGGAAAAAGCCAGAAGCGGCCTCTCTAGCCTGGAAGCTCATCTGGGTAACAGCAGCTTTATGCTGGGAGAGCGCTACGGAATCACGGACATCGCTGTCTTTGGCTATGTGCACGTGGCACACGAAGCAGGAATAGACATGGCCGAATTCCCAGCCGTTCAGCGGTGGATCGGCCGCGTTTCCTCCACGCCCCGGTTCCGACCGTTGGCCGAACTCTGCACCACTGCGCGCCCGTTCTCACAGGGCCTCGTCTGA
- a CDS encoding DUF1236 domain-containing protein: MLKSMIVASATLFMSTAAFAQSTVIVSEPPPPGAVVVREMPAQVRTYVMQQSVPSVSYQGDVLVGRVLPQDVDVHVVDGYNDYAYTVVNERRVVVDPGTRRVIQVLD; the protein is encoded by the coding sequence ATGTTGAAGTCGATGATTGTCGCATCTGCGACCCTTTTCATGTCGACTGCGGCCTTTGCGCAATCCACCGTGATCGTATCCGAACCGCCTCCGCCAGGCGCGGTCGTCGTTCGCGAAATGCCCGCGCAGGTACGGACTTACGTCATGCAACAGAGCGTCCCGTCCGTTTCCTATCAAGGCGACGTTCTGGTCGGGCGCGTGCTGCCGCAGGATGTCGATGTGCATGTGGTCGATGGGTATAATGACTATGCCTACACAGTCGTGAACGAGCGCCGTGTGGTTGTCGATCCGGGCACGCGTCGTGTCATCCAGGTTCTTGATTGA
- the aspS gene encoding aspartate--tRNA ligase encodes MHPYRSHTCAALRKSDVGATVRLSGWVHRVRDHGGVLFIDLRDHYGMTQVVADPDSPAFKVAETVRGEWVIRIDGVVKARTDETVNKNMPTGEIELYAKEIEVLSAAKELPLPVFGEPEYPEDVRLKYRFLDLRRETLHKNIVKRTQIIAAMRSGMTSSGFAEYSTPILTASSPEGARDFLVPSRIHPGKFFALPQAPQQYKQLLMVAGFDRYFQIAPCFRDEDPRADRLPGEFYQLDVEMSFVTQEDVWGTMEPMMTAVFEQFAEGKPVTKNWPRIPYDEAIRKYGSDKPDLRNPITMQAVTEHFAGSGFKVFANMIASNPKVEVWAIPAKTGGSRAFCDRMNAWAQAQGQPGLGYIFWKEEDGKIAGSGPLAKNIGEERTEAVRTQLGLEAGDACFFVAGDPAKFYKFAGEARTRAGEELNLVDRDRYEFCWIVDFPFFEYNEEDKKIDFAHNPFSMPQGGLDALENQDPLTIKAYQYDAVCNGFEIASGSIRNQSPDLMVKAFELVGLSKADVEERFGGMYRAFQYGAPPHGGCAFGIDRVVMLLVGAKNLREITLFPMNQQAQDLLMNAPSEATPTQLRELSLRVIPPQKKD; translated from the coding sequence ATGCACCCTTATCGCAGCCACACCTGTGCCGCTCTCAGGAAGTCCGATGTCGGCGCGACCGTTCGCCTCTCCGGCTGGGTCCACCGTGTTCGTGACCACGGCGGCGTTCTGTTTATCGACCTTCGCGACCATTATGGCATGACCCAAGTGGTCGCCGATCCCGATAGCCCGGCCTTCAAGGTCGCCGAGACCGTTCGCGGCGAATGGGTCATTCGTATCGATGGCGTGGTCAAGGCCCGCACCGACGAAACCGTCAACAAGAACATGCCAACGGGCGAAATCGAGCTCTATGCCAAGGAGATCGAGGTTCTGTCGGCTGCCAAGGAACTGCCGCTGCCGGTCTTCGGTGAGCCGGAATACCCGGAAGATGTTCGCCTGAAGTATCGCTTCCTCGATCTGCGCCGCGAAACGCTGCACAAGAACATCGTCAAGCGGACCCAGATCATTGCGGCCATGCGGTCCGGTATGACGTCTTCCGGATTTGCCGAGTATTCGACGCCTATCCTCACGGCCTCTTCGCCTGAAGGTGCGCGAGACTTCCTGGTGCCGAGCCGTATTCACCCCGGCAAGTTCTTTGCCCTGCCGCAGGCGCCGCAACAGTACAAGCAGCTTCTGATGGTGGCTGGCTTCGACCGCTACTTCCAGATCGCGCCTTGCTTCCGCGATGAGGATCCGCGCGCAGACCGTCTGCCGGGCGAATTCTACCAGCTCGACGTCGAGATGAGCTTCGTCACCCAGGAAGATGTCTGGGGCACGATGGAGCCGATGATGACGGCGGTGTTCGAACAATTCGCCGAGGGCAAGCCTGTAACAAAGAACTGGCCACGCATTCCTTATGATGAAGCGATCCGCAAATACGGCTCTGACAAGCCGGATCTGCGCAACCCCATCACCATGCAGGCTGTCACCGAGCATTTCGCTGGCTCAGGCTTCAAGGTCTTCGCGAACATGATTGCGTCGAACCCGAAGGTCGAAGTCTGGGCAATTCCGGCGAAGACCGGCGGAAGCCGCGCTTTCTGCGACCGCATGAATGCCTGGGCGCAGGCGCAGGGCCAGCCGGGTCTCGGTTACATTTTCTGGAAGGAAGAGGACGGCAAGATCGCCGGTTCCGGTCCGCTCGCAAAGAACATCGGCGAAGAGCGCACCGAAGCAGTTCGCACGCAGCTTGGACTGGAAGCTGGTGACGCCTGCTTCTTCGTGGCGGGCGATCCTGCCAAGTTCTACAAGTTCGCTGGTGAAGCCCGCACGCGCGCAGGCGAGGAACTGAACCTCGTTGATCGCGATCGCTACGAGTTCTGCTGGATCGTCGACTTCCCGTTCTTCGAATACAACGAAGAAGACAAGAAGATCGATTTCGCTCACAACCCGTTCTCGATGCCGCAGGGCGGATTGGATGCTCTCGAAAACCAGGATCCTCTGACGATCAAGGCCTATCAGTACGATGCCGTCTGCAACGGCTTCGAGATCGCCTCGGGCTCGATCCGTAACCAGTCGCCGGATCTGATGGTCAAGGCCTTCGAACTGGTTGGTCTCTCCAAGGCCGACGTCGAAGAGCGCTTTGGCGGCATGTACCGCGCATTCCAGTATGGTGCGCCTCCACACGGTGGTTGTGCCTTCGGTATCGACCGCGTCGTCATGCTTCTGGTGGGCGCGAAGAACCTGCGCGAAATCACGCTGTTCCCGATGAATCAGCAGGCCCAGGATCTTCTGATGAATGCACCGTCGGAAGCAACCCCGACACAGCTTCGCGAGCTTTCGCTGCGCGTCATCCCGCCGCAGAAGAAAGACTGA
- a CDS encoding TetR/AcrR family transcriptional regulator — MARQKAYHHGDLRQALIENGLALLEELGLEELSLRKLAARVGVSHAAPEHHFPSLRHLLNALAAEGFKAFRLSMTSEMSTAAPTAAEQLRAALRGYTAFAASNPHLFRLMFNKNRLDWDDPVLGEAGQGARDVLAEVSRSVAERLGLTGVEGRLSVEHLVWAHAHGYAHLLIDQKIARDSACADLSPVPPLDLVQFLLPE, encoded by the coding sequence ATGGCGAGACAAAAAGCGTATCATCATGGGGATCTGCGGCAGGCGCTCATCGAGAATGGCCTAGCCCTGCTGGAGGAACTGGGGCTTGAGGAATTGTCATTGCGCAAGCTGGCGGCCCGGGTGGGCGTGTCTCATGCTGCGCCGGAGCATCATTTCCCAAGCCTGCGTCATTTATTGAACGCTCTGGCCGCGGAGGGCTTCAAGGCGTTCCGACTGTCAATGACAAGCGAGATGTCAACGGCCGCGCCCACTGCTGCCGAGCAACTCCGTGCTGCCCTGCGGGGTTACACGGCCTTTGCCGCGTCGAATCCTCATCTTTTCCGGCTGATGTTCAATAAGAACAGGCTGGATTGGGACGATCCGGTTCTCGGCGAAGCAGGGCAGGGCGCGCGCGATGTGCTGGCGGAAGTTTCCCGTTCTGTGGCTGAACGCCTGGGTCTGACAGGCGTCGAGGGCAGACTTTCCGTCGAACATCTAGTCTGGGCTCACGCCCATGGTTACGCACACCTTCTGATTGATCAGAAGATTGCGCGGGATAGCGCCTGCGCAGACCTTTCCCCGGTTCCGCCTCTGGATCTCGTGCAGTTTCTCCTGCCGGAGTAA
- a CDS encoding ABA4-like family protein: MHVDTVFSLASSVALGGWLLLIFAPRWPALVAFIRSGLIGALSLTYAVLVFVYFFRVEDGGFGSIAEVRALFLSDAVLTAGWVHYLAFDLFVGTWIAIEADRRGYNRLLQGPLLVVTFMFGPLGLLLFSITRASEAALTLRKV; encoded by the coding sequence ATGCACGTAGATACCGTATTTTCACTTGCCAGCAGCGTTGCTTTGGGTGGCTGGCTGCTGCTCATTTTTGCGCCCCGATGGCCAGCACTGGTCGCTTTCATCCGGTCAGGCTTGATCGGGGCGCTGTCGCTCACCTATGCGGTCCTGGTCTTCGTCTATTTCTTTCGGGTTGAAGATGGCGGGTTCGGCTCGATTGCCGAAGTCCGCGCTCTGTTTCTGAGCGATGCGGTGCTGACGGCCGGCTGGGTGCACTACCTTGCCTTCGATCTCTTCGTGGGCACCTGGATCGCTATCGAAGCCGACAGGCGTGGCTATAACCGGCTGCTGCAGGGGCCTCTGCTTGTTGTCACTTTCATGTTCGGTCCACTCGGCCTTCTGCTCTTCTCCATCACCCGCGCCAGCGAGGCGGCGCTGACGCTCCGAAAGGTCTGA
- a CDS encoding MFS transporter, giving the protein MSTIRPLIPLLVTAGILIGGNGLQGTYIALRGSAEGFSPSTIGMIGAAYSIGFAIGCLYVTRILRSIGHIRSFAAMAAITASCSILMPLFIEPGFWMLMRFIIGIAVASLFAVIESWINAKVTNANRARTLSVYRLVDLSSVTLAQYLIPAIGVEGPVIFSLVAIAMAMSLVPISVADRSHPSPPEAINYDIRAVWRISPLSVVGVIAVGLAMAAFRNIGPIYAQDIGMSVTGIATFMSAGIIGGVVLQYPLGLYSDRLDRRKVIIWATIGTILTGGYLSFVAGLDQTANIIGIFVYGAFAMPLYSLCSAHANDHAKPGEHALVSAGLLFFWSIGATIGPLLASLLLQFIGPKVFFIYTSFIFTGFLAYTFLRMRTRPAIPPEQRPGRFRALLRTSAYFNKLAGTPDDEGRPPRT; this is encoded by the coding sequence ATGTCCACCATACGCCCGCTGATCCCCCTGCTCGTCACTGCCGGCATATTGATTGGCGGCAATGGCCTGCAAGGGACCTATATTGCGCTTCGCGGGTCCGCCGAGGGCTTTTCACCATCAACGATTGGAATGATCGGTGCTGCCTACAGCATCGGGTTTGCCATCGGTTGCCTCTATGTGACCCGCATCCTGCGATCCATCGGGCATATTCGCAGCTTCGCGGCCATGGCGGCCATCACGGCAAGCTGCAGCATTCTCATGCCGCTCTTTATCGAGCCCGGTTTCTGGATGCTGATGCGGTTTATCATCGGCATTGCGGTGGCCAGTCTCTTCGCCGTCATCGAAAGCTGGATCAATGCCAAGGTCACCAATGCCAATCGGGCCAGGACTCTTTCCGTCTATCGCCTGGTCGATCTGTCATCGGTAACGCTTGCCCAATATCTTATTCCTGCCATCGGCGTCGAAGGTCCGGTCATCTTCTCGCTGGTGGCAATTGCGATGGCAATGTCACTGGTTCCCATCTCGGTTGCAGACCGCTCGCACCCCTCTCCACCGGAAGCGATCAACTATGATATTCGCGCCGTCTGGCGGATCTCGCCGCTATCCGTGGTCGGCGTCATAGCGGTGGGCCTCGCCATGGCGGCCTTCCGCAATATCGGACCGATCTACGCCCAGGATATCGGCATGAGCGTCACAGGGATTGCCACCTTCATGAGCGCGGGCATCATCGGCGGTGTCGTTCTGCAATATCCCCTCGGCCTTTATTCCGACAGGCTGGACCGTCGAAAGGTTATCATCTGGGCCACGATCGGAACGATCCTCACAGGCGGATACCTTTCATTCGTCGCTGGCCTTGACCAGACCGCGAACATCATCGGCATCTTCGTCTATGGTGCCTTTGCCATGCCGCTTTACTCCCTTTGCTCGGCCCATGCGAACGATCACGCAAAGCCGGGCGAGCACGCTCTGGTTTCCGCAGGGCTTCTCTTCTTCTGGTCTATCGGGGCGACCATCGGGCCGCTGCTTGCATCGCTTCTGCTGCAGTTCATCGGACCCAAGGTGTTCTTCATCTACACCTCGTTCATCTTCACCGGGTTCCTTGCCTATACATTCCTGAGAATGAGAACCCGGCCCGCCATTCCGCCAGAACAAAGGCCGGGTCGCTTTCGAGCCCTGCTGAGAACGTCGGCCTATTTCAACAAGCTCGCTGGCACACCCGATGACGAGGGCCGGCCACCCCGGACGTGA